In the genome of Pelagibacterium nitratireducens, one region contains:
- a CDS encoding ABC transporter permease → MMSSARHSIVPVATVVLAIIAIWYVAAIMLNLPWQQGVYARGDGVAVGPLQFLSDIYSQQRPVLPAPHQVAVEFYNSVFNANPSTPRSLIFHAWITLSATGLGFIFGTLLGIGLAVLIVHNRAMDRSLMPWIIASQTIPILAIAPMVVVVLNSVGLTGLIPKALISTYLSFFPVVVGMVKGFRSPEAIHLDLMRTYNASGNQVFWKLRWPAAIPYLFTSMKVGVAASLVGAIVGELPTGAAGGLGSRLLAGSYYGQTTQIWAALLMAAALSAALIFAIGAIQSLTSKMMGAPA, encoded by the coding sequence ATGATGAGTAGTGCGCGCCACAGCATCGTGCCGGTCGCGACGGTGGTGCTCGCCATCATCGCCATCTGGTATGTCGCGGCCATCATGCTCAACCTGCCCTGGCAACAGGGCGTTTATGCGCGGGGCGACGGCGTTGCGGTCGGGCCGTTACAGTTTCTGAGCGATATCTACTCCCAGCAGCGCCCTGTGCTGCCGGCGCCCCATCAGGTGGCTGTCGAATTTTACAATTCGGTGTTCAATGCCAACCCTTCCACCCCGCGCAGCCTGATCTTTCACGCCTGGATCACCCTTTCGGCGACCGGGCTGGGGTTCATCTTCGGCACGCTGCTGGGGATCGGGCTGGCGGTGCTTATCGTCCACAACCGGGCGATGGATCGCTCGCTGATGCCCTGGATCATCGCCAGCCAGACCATCCCCATTCTTGCCATTGCGCCAATGGTGGTGGTGGTGCTCAATTCGGTGGGGCTGACCGGGCTGATCCCCAAGGCGCTGATTTCGACCTATCTTTCGTTCTTCCCCGTCGTCGTGGGCATGGTCAAAGGCTTTCGCAGCCCCGAAGCGATCCATCTCGATCTGATGCGCACCTATAACGCCTCGGGCAATCAGGTGTTCTGGAAGCTGCGCTGGCCGGCGGCCATCCCCTATCTTTTCACCTCGATGAAGGTGGGCGTTGCCGCCTCATTGGTTGGCGCCATCGTCGGTGAATTGCCGACGGGGGCTGCGGGCGGGCTCGGTTCGCGCCTGCTGGCCGGGTCGTATTACGGGCAGACGACGCAAATCTGGGCGGCGCTCTTGATGGCTGCGGCGCTTTCGGCGGCACTGATCTTTGCGATTGGCGCCATCCAGTCGCTCACTTCGAAAATGATGGGAGCGCCCGCGTGA
- a CDS encoding ABC transporter permease, producing MNGWIITALAVWLAGWGINEFLVRIGTRDRVAASAINIAVPVIFGVVLLVVWEGLVRGLNVPAVLLPPPSVIWERLLASIPNPIWPDFQQTFLKSVLIGYAIGCGSAFIVAVAIDRSPFLKRGLLPVGNFVSALPLVGIAPIMVMWFGFDWQSKAAVVVVMTFFPMLVNTVAGLNATGAIEKDLMATYAASYWQTLAKLRLPMAWPFIFNALKINSTLALIGAIVAEFFGTPVVGMGFRISAAIGRLQVDMVWAEIAVAALAGSLFYGVIALIERAVTFWHPSVRGGRGG from the coding sequence GTGAACGGCTGGATCATAACGGCGCTGGCGGTCTGGCTGGCCGGGTGGGGGATCAACGAATTTCTGGTGCGGATCGGAACGCGCGACCGCGTTGCGGCGAGCGCCATCAACATTGCCGTGCCGGTGATTTTCGGCGTTGTCCTTTTGGTCGTTTGGGAAGGGCTGGTGCGGGGGTTGAACGTTCCCGCCGTGCTGCTGCCGCCGCCATCGGTGATCTGGGAGCGGCTCTTGGCCTCGATCCCCAATCCGATCTGGCCCGATTTCCAGCAAACATTCCTCAAATCGGTTTTGATCGGCTATGCCATCGGCTGCGGGTCGGCGTTCATCGTGGCCGTCGCCATCGACCGCTCGCCCTTTCTCAAACGCGGGTTGTTGCCAGTGGGCAATTTCGTCTCCGCTCTGCCGCTGGTCGGTATCGCACCGATCATGGTGATGTGGTTCGGGTTCGACTGGCAATCCAAGGCCGCCGTCGTGGTCGTGATGACGTTCTTTCCCATGCTGGTAAACACCGTGGCGGGGCTGAACGCCACCGGGGCGATCGAAAAAGACCTGATGGCAACCTATGCGGCCAGCTATTGGCAGACCCTCGCAAAATTGCGCTTGCCCATGGCATGGCCCTTCATCTTCAATGCGTTAAAGATCAATTCGACGCTGGCGCTCATCGGGGCCATCGTCGCCGAGTTTTTCGGCACTCCAGTCGTGGGGATGGGGTTCCGGATATCCGCGGCCATCGGACGGCTTCAAGTCGATATGGTCTGGGCCGAGATCGCGGTTGCCGCGCTCGCCGGCTCGCTGTTCTACGGGGTGATCGCGCTGATCGAAAGGGCGGTTACCTTCTGGCATCCTTCAGTTCGTGGGGGACGGGGAGGCTAG